In a genomic window of Caloenas nicobarica isolate bCalNic1 chromosome 1, bCalNic1.hap1, whole genome shotgun sequence:
- the LOC136000812 gene encoding L-lactate dehydrogenase B chain: MATLKEKLMTPIAAGITVPNNKITIVGVGQVGMACAISVLGKGLCDELALVDVLEDKLKGEMMDLQHGSLFLHTHKIVADKDYAVTANSKIVVVTAGVRQQEGESRLNLVQRNVNVFKFIIPQIVKYSPNCTILVVSNPVDILTYVTWKLSGLPKHRVIGSGCNLDTARFRYLMSERLGIHPDSCHGWILGEHGDSSVAVWSGVNVAGVPLKELNPAMGTDKDSENWKEVHKQVVDSAYEVIKLKGYTNWAIGLSVADLCETMLKNLYRVHSVSTLLKGMYGVENDVFLSLPSVLSAAGLTSVINPKLKDDEVAQLKKSAETLWNIQKDLQDL, encoded by the exons ATGGCTACTCTCAAGGAGAAGCTGATGACCCCCATTGCTGCAGGAATCACAGTCCCAAACAACAAGATAACTATTGTGGGGGTTGGACAGGTTGGGATGGCCTGTGCTATCAGCGTCCTTGGAAAG ggtCTTTGTGATGAGCTTGCTCTGGTTGATGTTTTGGAAGACAAACTGAAAGGCGAAATGATGGATCTACAGCATGGGAGCTTGTTCCTTCATACTCACAAGATTGTGGCAGACAAAG ACTATGCTGTCACAGCCAACTCCAAGATTGTGGTAGTAACTGCAGGAGTTCGTCAGCAAGAGGGGGAGAGTCGTCTCAACCTGGTTCAGAGGAATGTGAATGTCTTCAAATTCATCATTCCTCAGATTGTGAAATACAGCCCCAACTGCACGATCCTGGTGGTTTCCAATCCAG TGGATATATTAACCTATGTCACATGGAAGCTGAGTGGCCTGCCAAAACACCGTGTGATTGGAAGCGGCTGCAATCTCGACACAGCCAGATTTCGCTACCTGATGTCTGAGAGACTTGGTATCCACCCAGATAGCTGCCATGGCTGGATCCTGGGAGAACATGGTGATTCTAGTG TGGCTGTCTGGAGTGGAGTTAATGTGGCAGGTGTTCCTCTCAAGGAGCTGAATCCTGCCATGGGAACTGACAAAGACAGCGAGAACTGGAAGGAGGTCCACAAGCAAGTGGTTGACAG TGCCTACGAGGTAATCAAACTTAAGGGCTACACAAACTGGGCTATTGGCCTTAGTGTTGCTGACCTTTGTGAGACCATGCTGAAGAACTTATACCGGGTTCACTCCGTCTCAACACTCTTAAAG GGCATGTATGGTGTTGAGAATGACGTCTTCTTGAGCCTTCCTTCCGTCTTAAGTGCTGCTGGATTGACCAGTGTCATCAACCCAAAGCTGAAGGATGATGaggtggctcagctgaagaAGAGTGCAGAGACACTGTGGAACATCCAGAAAGATCTCCAAGATCTGTAA